Part of the Arthrobacter sp. MMS18-M83 genome is shown below.
AATCATTGATTCAGATTCTGAGCATGATTTTGACGTGATTTTGGGGGCGAGAAATGTCGGTCGACGGGTCCGGGCGCGTGCTGCAGCTGAGTGCTGTTCAGCTGCAGCATCCCGAGGAGCAGACGCTCGAGGACATGCTCACGGGCTGGCGCAACCAGCAGCTGTCCAGGAACCTTCAGTTCGACACGATTGATAAAGGCATCGGTTGTGTCCGAAGGTTCGTGAACCATGTCAATGAGTTCCCGTGGAATTGGTCACCGGCCCATGTCGAGGAGTATTTCGGGGATCTGCGGTCGATCCATCAACTGAAGCACTCCACGATCCGCGGTTACCAGTCCAGCCTCCGCCGGTTCACGTCCTACGTATCCAACCCCGATTATGGCTGGGACCGGGTGTGTGAGCAGCGCTTCGGCACGCATCCTGCCCAGGTCTTCTTTGACTGGAACACTGCTGCGCACACGCAAGAGTACGAGGGCCGGCCGTCCAAGCGGCCCTTC
Proteins encoded:
- a CDS encoding site-specific integrase translates to MSVDGSGRVLQLSAVQLQHPEEQTLEDMLTGWRNQQLSRNLQFDTIDKGIGCVRRFVNHVNEFPWNWSPAHVEEYFGDLRSIHQLKHSTIRGYQSSLRRFTSYVSNPDYGWDRVCEQRFGTHPAQVFFDWNTAAHTQEYEGRPSKRPFTKAELQMLFDHADNQVELIATSGNKGWKAAYRDAVMLKVAYSYGLRFNELRHLQTIDFATNPQARRFGKAGVCKVRFGKSRKGSPHKPRSVLTVFDWTAGVIEDWLANGRGTLKRWTCSRANAVA